DNA from Salinibacterium sp. dk2585:
AGGGCCAGGTAGGTGACGGGTGTGCGTCCCTGGTGTGTCTTGGTGACCTCGACGTACTCCGCGTCCTCGAGCTTGCGGAGGTGGGTCGAGAGGTTGCCTGCCGTCATGTCGAGCAGCTCCTGCAGGCGCGGGAACGACATTTGGTCGCCGACCGGCAGCGTTGCCAGGGTCGCGGTGATGCGGAGCCGCGCCGCCGCGTGGATGACCGGGTCAAGCTCCATGGCGCGCCCTCCTGATCACGAGGGCGAAGTGTGCGGCTGCCACGAGGAAGCCGCCGCCACCACCGATCGCCATCACCAGGTTGTTGGTGGGGAGACCGAAGAAAGGGGCGATGGAGCCGACGACGAGCAGGAGGCATCCCAGTACGAGCTGGCTGCGCTCGTTCCAGAGGGCTGCGCCGGCGAGGTACATGATCCCGGCCATGAGGGCGTACGCGGAGGGGAAATAGAGGCCTGCGAGTTCCGGTGACATCCCGTTACTGATGAGGCCCACCCCCACGGCGGCGAAGGCCATGCCAGAGA
Protein-coding regions in this window:
- a CDS encoding transcriptional regulator; this encodes MELDPVIHAAARLRITATLATLPVGDQMSFPRLQELLDMTAGNLSTHLRKLEDAEYVEVTKTHQGRTPVTYLALSKRGRRAFEDYTETLRTLLGASE